From one Melioribacteraceae bacterium genomic stretch:
- a CDS encoding ABC transporter permease produces the protein MKTIIYFIQKEFLQFKRDPKMFAMILVAPIIQLIFLGYAANFDVNVVHTAVYDMDKTEASRKYVESFESTGYYSSDYYVDNYDQLTKHIDNAEVIMGLVIPRGFEEKINRIETVQVQAIFDGSDGNTASIAAGYLQGITQRYSKEIVTDIRNKLGLQLIPVGSVQSETRVWYNPELKTRNFMVPGIVALLLMIITLILTSLAIVKEKEIGTLEQLIVTPIKPIQMIIGKLIPFTLLGFAAVILVITAMNIIFGIAVKGSAIFLLISSFVFILSTLGLGLFVSTISKTQQQAMMLAIFLIMMPMVFLSGFAFPIENMPEIIQAITYIIPLRYFMTIIRGIILKGIGFADLWIQLLAMLGLGVLILSLSVMRFQKRID, from the coding sequence ATGAAAACTATAATTTACTTCATACAAAAAGAGTTTTTACAATTCAAACGTGATCCGAAGATGTTTGCGATGATTTTAGTTGCACCTATTATTCAACTAATCTTCCTCGGTTACGCGGCAAACTTTGATGTAAATGTTGTTCATACTGCAGTGTATGATATGGATAAAACCGAAGCAAGCAGAAAGTATGTTGAAAGTTTTGAATCGACCGGGTATTACTCATCTGATTATTATGTTGATAACTATGATCAATTAACTAAACACATCGATAACGCAGAAGTAATAATGGGCTTGGTAATACCCCGAGGATTCGAAGAAAAAATCAATCGAATAGAGACCGTGCAAGTTCAAGCAATTTTTGACGGATCGGATGGCAACACAGCTTCGATTGCTGCCGGATATTTACAAGGCATAACTCAAAGATATTCCAAAGAAATTGTAACCGACATACGAAATAAACTCGGACTACAACTTATTCCTGTTGGCTCAGTTCAGTCGGAAACTCGTGTTTGGTACAACCCAGAATTAAAGACTAGAAATTTTATGGTGCCGGGAATAGTTGCGCTGTTGTTAATGATCATAACATTAATTTTAACATCGTTAGCAATAGTTAAAGAAAAAGAAATCGGGACACTTGAGCAGTTAATTGTAACACCAATTAAGCCAATACAAATGATAATCGGTAAGCTTATTCCATTTACACTATTGGGATTTGCTGCAGTCATATTAGTAATTACTGCAATGAATATAATATTTGGGATTGCGGTAAAGGGGAGCGCAATTTTTCTTTTAATTTCTTCTTTTGTTTTTATTTTATCAACACTCGGACTCGGATTGTTCGTATCAACAATCTCAAAGACGCAACAGCAGGCGATGATGCTCGCAATCTTTTTGATAATGATGCCGATGGTCTTTCTTTCCGGTTTTGCATTCCCAATTGAAAATATGCCTGAAATTATTCAAGCAATTACATATATAATTCCGCTTAGATATTTTATGACTATCATCCGCGGAATTATATTAAAAGGAATCGGCTTTGCCGATCTTTGGATACAACTTTTGGCAATGCTCGGGCTTGGTGTATTGATCTTAAGTTTAAGCGTAATGCGTTTCCAAAAACGGATAGATTAA
- a CDS encoding four helix bundle protein → MNKSKSFTELIVWQKSHKLVLNIYKLTKLFPKEELYSLTSQMRRSAISIPANIAEGYKKKTPKDKLRFFNVAEGSLEELKYYLILARDLKYCKIDDLIDPTNEIGKLINGYTNSIKKNNENSIS, encoded by the coding sequence ATGAACAAATCAAAAAGTTTTACTGAATTAATCGTTTGGCAAAAATCTCATAAATTAGTTCTCAACATATATAAACTAACAAAGTTATTTCCCAAAGAAGAATTATATTCTTTAACTTCTCAAATGAGGCGTTCAGCAATTTCAATTCCAGCTAACATTGCTGAGGGCTACAAAAAGAAAACACCCAAAGATAAACTTAGATTTTTCAATGTGGCTGAAGGTTCCCTTGAAGAATTAAAATATTACTTAATCTTAGCAAGGGATTTAAAGTACTGCAAAATTGATGATTTGATTGATCCAACAAATGAAATCGGCAAATTAATTAATGGTTATACAAACTCAATAAAAAAGAATAATGAAAATTCTATCTCCTAG
- a CDS encoding ABC transporter permease: MISPARIKAVAKKEVKQISRDTRFLIILFSLPVFLLVLFGYAVNFDVKNINLAVQDLDKSKESREFIQSLTSSEYFDLVEYFNEEAKATSALDEKRAQVVMVIPSDFSEKMYRAKEEAKVQFLIDGVDGNTATIIKNYVDAATLKYNSEFQREMFAKLGINPFTPIDLQPIFWFNPELETTVFLIPGLIAMILIITSVVSVALSLVREKERGTIEQINVSSLNTLEVMLGKVLPYIIIALIDAVFILIAGYILFDVIVKGDYFLMFFSTLIFIIASTSLGIFISTVSDSQQVAFTAATFASMLPSLILSGFIFPIESMPEIIQWLTNITPAKFYLTTLRAIMLRGVGLEAFWLQWIYLGIFTVFFLALGNIISKKKEARS; encoded by the coding sequence ATGATCAGTCCGGCAAGAATAAAAGCAGTTGCGAAAAAAGAAGTAAAACAAATCAGTCGCGATACGAGGTTTTTGATTATTCTATTCTCACTTCCGGTTTTTCTGCTTGTTCTTTTTGGTTATGCCGTCAATTTTGACGTAAAAAACATCAACCTTGCTGTTCAAGATTTAGATAAATCTAAAGAGAGTCGTGAGTTTATTCAATCGTTGACAAGCTCAGAGTACTTTGATCTTGTTGAATATTTTAACGAAGAAGCAAAAGCGACGTCGGCGCTTGATGAAAAACGTGCTCAAGTTGTGATGGTAATTCCCTCGGACTTTTCAGAAAAGATGTACCGCGCAAAGGAAGAAGCAAAAGTACAGTTTTTAATCGACGGAGTTGATGGCAATACTGCAACTATTATTAAAAATTATGTTGATGCAGCAACATTAAAATATAACTCAGAATTTCAGAGGGAGATGTTTGCTAAACTGGGAATCAATCCTTTTACTCCAATCGATTTACAGCCGATATTTTGGTTCAACCCTGAACTAGAGACAACCGTGTTTTTAATTCCCGGTTTAATTGCGATGATTTTAATTATTACTTCTGTTGTTAGTGTTGCCCTTTCGCTTGTTCGTGAAAAAGAGAGAGGCACAATTGAACAGATAAATGTTTCGTCACTCAACACTTTGGAGGTAATGCTCGGCAAGGTTCTGCCTTATATTATTATCGCATTAATTGATGCTGTCTTCATTTTAATTGCCGGATATATTTTGTTCGATGTGATTGTTAAAGGTGATTACTTTTTGATGTTCTTCAGCACACTCATTTTTATAATTGCCAGCACAAGTTTGGGAATATTTATATCAACCGTTTCGGATTCTCAGCAAGTAGCATTTACTGCGGCAACGTTTGCTTCTATGCTGCCGTCGTTAATTTTATCCGGATTCATTTTCCCTATTGAAAGTATGCCCGAAATTATACAATGGTTGACGAACATAACTCCTGCTAAGTTTTACTTAACAACACTTCGTGCAATTATGCTGCGAGGAGTTGGTCTTGAAGCTTTTTGGCTGCAATGGATTTATCTCGGAATTTTTACCGTGTTCTTTTTAGCGTTAGGAAATATAATTTCAAAGAAAAAAGAAGCTAGGAGCTAG
- a CDS encoding four helix bundle protein: MAKSKRFTELIVWQKAHKLVLEIYKSTKQFPKEETLV, from the coding sequence ATGGCAAAATCAAAAAGATTTACCGAGCTCATTGTTTGGCAAAAAGCGCATAAATTAGTTTTAGAGATTTATAAATCAACAAAACAATTTCCAAAAGAAGAAACATTGGTTTAA
- a CDS encoding four helix bundle protein, with protein sequence MNKTISKRRNIGLTSQIRRAAISIPANIVEGYRRRGELDKSKFLNVSHGSLEEVKYFLILAKDLNYINENNIEPLTEEVGKLLDSYMKKILSSVS encoded by the coding sequence ATCAACAAAACAATTTCCAAAAGAAGAAACATTGGTTTAACATCTCAAATTCGTCGTGCTGCTATTTCCATTCCCGCTAATATTGTCGAGGGATATAGGAGACGAGGCGAATTGGATAAATCAAAATTCTTAAATGTATCCCATGGTTCACTTGAAGAAGTTAAATACTTTTTGATTCTGGCAAAAGACTTGAATTACATTAATGAAAATAACATTGAACCGTTAACGGAAGAAGTCGGAAAACTATTGGATTCGTATATGAAAAAAATTCTGTCTTCTGTCTCCTAA
- a CDS encoding carbonic anhydrase has translation MNRLTYFCIFLLFSSFVIAQNTLTPDQSLEELKAGNKRFISGEFSTKNYMAEVEETAHGQNPYAVIVTCSDSRLPAEIIFDESIGKLFVIRLAGNVVDSAALGSIEYAVKYLNSSYILMLGHTHCGAVHAVVGGGSYSPSITALAKKIVPAFENVKLKNVDEEDLLEETIEENVHLQLKVISSLSEIVSTRVAEGTVKIGGGVYDISTGKIHFLED, from the coding sequence ATGAATCGACTTACATACTTTTGCATATTTCTACTTTTCTCTTCTTTTGTCATTGCCCAAAATACTCTAACACCCGATCAATCATTAGAAGAACTTAAAGCGGGTAATAAAAGATTTATAAGCGGAGAATTTTCAACTAAAAATTACATGGCCGAAGTAGAGGAGACAGCCCACGGGCAAAACCCCTATGCTGTAATTGTAACTTGTTCGGATTCTCGTCTTCCGGCTGAAATAATTTTTGATGAGTCAATCGGAAAACTATTTGTAATCCGATTGGCAGGAAATGTGGTTGACAGCGCTGCGCTTGGAAGTATTGAATACGCCGTTAAATATCTTAACTCGAGTTATATATTAATGTTAGGACACACTCATTGCGGCGCTGTTCATGCTGTAGTTGGAGGAGGAAGTTATTCTCCATCAATAACTGCTCTCGCAAAAAAGATTGTACCAGCATTTGAAAATGTTAAATTAAAAAATGTTGACGAAGAAGATTTATTAGAAGAAACAATAGAAGAAAATGTTCATTTGCAATTAAAAGTCATTTCATCACTGAGCGAAATAGTATCTACCCGTGTTGCTGAAGGCACGGTTAAAATTGGCGGCGGTGTTTATGACATATCTACCGGCAAGATTCATTTTTTGGAAGATTAG
- a CDS encoding TolC family protein has product MKKLLTTLLIVFGVISAQERVLTLEESLQLGLQNSKQIKISQAALKSSEAKVSEVGSQMLPRLSFGASYTRLSDVKSFAVTVSFSQTPITIQETILDNYQLKLSLQQPLFTGFRLSSLKSAAEYNMKAAEFEHTKEINEEAFRIHQAFWSYYKAQKVSQLVEENLKSLEKHLIDTKNFLENGLVTRNDLLKLEVQYSNTELKRIEAQNAVALAKTAFNKSVSLPLNSNTQVEAEDPQAISVTTKFDDFLNEAMQSREEIKSLEFKIKAGEENIDAAQAGWFPSVFLFGDYYYSRPNQRIMPLEDRFEDTWAAGVGLNWNILDWGETSAKTTQAKQQLIQAETAYQIIKENIELEVYKDYLTALSEFEKVNVSKKSVEQAEENYRITKDKYNQQLATSTDLIDAEVALLNAQTNLTNALVDLELAKTKLEKSVGRNIY; this is encoded by the coding sequence ATGAAAAAATTACTTACAACGCTTTTGATTGTATTCGGAGTTATAAGCGCACAAGAAAGAGTACTTACATTGGAAGAAAGTCTTCAACTCGGTTTGCAGAACAGCAAGCAGATAAAAATATCTCAGGCAGCATTAAAAAGCAGCGAAGCGAAAGTATCCGAAGTCGGTTCACAAATGTTACCGCGGTTAAGCTTTGGAGCATCTTATACACGATTAAGTGATGTAAAATCGTTTGCAGTTACAGTTTCTTTTTCACAAACACCAATTACAATTCAAGAGACAATTTTAGATAACTACCAACTAAAGCTATCATTACAGCAACCGTTGTTTACGGGATTCAGATTGTCTTCACTAAAAAGTGCCGCTGAATACAATATGAAAGCAGCAGAATTTGAACATACAAAAGAGATAAACGAAGAAGCATTTAGAATTCATCAAGCATTTTGGAGTTACTATAAAGCTCAAAAGGTCTCGCAGCTTGTTGAAGAAAATTTGAAATCTTTAGAGAAACATTTGATTGATACAAAAAACTTTTTAGAAAACGGACTTGTAACAAGAAACGATTTGCTGAAACTGGAAGTTCAGTATTCAAACACAGAGTTAAAAAGAATTGAAGCACAAAATGCGGTTGCTCTTGCTAAAACTGCGTTTAATAAGTCTGTCAGTTTACCTTTAAACTCGAACACGCAAGTCGAGGCGGAAGATCCGCAGGCAATTTCTGTAACTACAAAATTTGATGATTTTTTAAACGAAGCAATGCAATCACGAGAAGAAATAAAATCACTGGAGTTTAAAATTAAAGCCGGTGAAGAAAATATTGATGCGGCTCAAGCAGGGTGGTTTCCGTCTGTCTTTCTTTTCGGTGATTATTATTACAGCAGACCAAATCAAAGAATTATGCCGCTTGAAGATAGATTTGAAGATACTTGGGCAGCGGGAGTCGGACTTAACTGGAATATTTTAGATTGGGGTGAAACATCCGCAAAAACAACTCAAGCCAAACAGCAGTTGATTCAAGCGGAAACAGCTTATCAAATTATTAAAGAGAACATCGAGCTTGAGGTTTATAAAGATTACTTAACAGCGCTCAGTGAATTTGAAAAAGTAAATGTATCGAAGAAATCAGTTGAACAAGCAGAAGAGAATTACAGAATAACAAAAGACAAATACAACCAGCAGCTTGCAACCAGCACGGATCTAATTGATGCCGAGGTTGCGTTATTAAACGCCCAAACAAATCTAACTAATGCGTTGGTTGACTTAGAGTTAGCGAAAACGAAACTTGAAAAATCGGTGGGTCGCAACATTTATTAA
- a CDS encoding ABC transporter ATP-binding protein has protein sequence MKNSIQVNNLTKRFGNFTAVDNISFNVKEGEVFGFLGANGAGKSTAIRMLCGILSPTSGDAIVGGYSVMSEPDKVKQVIGYMSQKFSLYNDLSVEENINFFGGVYGLEGKKFKERKDWVLQIANLKGKEKLLTSSLPGGIKQRLALGAAVIHEPEIVFLDEPTSGVDPISRRNFWDLINDLSANGTTVFVTTHYLEEAEYCNNITLINAGKIIAEGNASELKTNYIKNKIYEIECERVVDALDILQNENYVDETSIFGNNIHIIVNDDFNSEEQIKTTLTDKHSIAIKRIDKIVPTLEDVFIHLLDKEYNR, from the coding sequence ATGAAAAACAGCATACAAGTAAATAATCTGACAAAACGCTTCGGCAACTTCACCGCCGTCGATAATATTTCCTTTAACGTGAAAGAGGGAGAAGTGTTTGGGTTTTTAGGTGCTAATGGAGCGGGTAAATCTACGGCAATTAGAATGTTATGCGGAATACTTTCTCCAACCTCGGGCGATGCAATTGTCGGTGGATACAGTGTGATGAGTGAGCCGGACAAAGTAAAACAAGTAATCGGATATATGTCGCAGAAGTTTTCACTTTATAATGATCTGTCCGTTGAAGAAAACATAAATTTCTTCGGTGGTGTTTATGGTTTGGAAGGTAAGAAATTTAAAGAAAGAAAAGATTGGGTTTTGCAAATAGCTAACTTAAAAGGGAAAGAAAAACTCTTAACAAGTTCGCTTCCAGGCGGCATAAAACAGCGACTTGCGCTCGGTGCTGCAGTTATTCACGAACCGGAAATTGTCTTTTTGGATGAACCGACAAGCGGCGTCGATCCGATTTCAAGAAGAAATTTTTGGGATCTCATCAACGATCTCTCTGCAAACGGGACTACGGTTTTTGTGACGACTCACTATTTGGAAGAAGCCGAATACTGCAACAACATAACATTAATTAATGCTGGAAAAATTATTGCGGAAGGAAATGCAAGCGAACTAAAAACCAATTACATCAAAAATAAAATTTATGAAATTGAATGCGAACGTGTTGTTGATGCACTCGATATTCTTCAAAATGAAAATTATGTGGATGAAACATCAATCTTCGGTAATAACATTCATATAATTGTAAATGACGACTTCAATAGTGAAGAACAAATTAAGACAACATTAACAGACAAACATTCAATCGCAATAAAACGAATAGATAAAATCGTACCAACGCTTGAAGATGTTTTTATTCATCTATTAGACAAAGAGTACAACAGATGA